The Chryseobacterium aureum genome contains a region encoding:
- a CDS encoding NifU family protein: MRTVLIEPTENPKVMKFVADYNLIPGSLELDRNSDISEIPLAQELFNYPFVERIFITANFVAVAKQDTVEWEHVAESLKNVIEDELLANPRIYLQKKKEMYQIYAEMTPNPNVMKFVSSKLLMDGFVEVKSREGADGVPLAEAIFKEFDFATEVFISDNFVAVTRDNSVEWHQVMMTVRALIAEYLQNGGEIANIEPQKHENPVEKIINRDYTEDEQKISDILNEYVAPAVENDGGKISLMEYDQENKTAKMLLQGACSGCPSSTATLKNGIENILKQFVPDLVERVEAVNG; the protein is encoded by the coding sequence ATGCGTACCGTACTTATAGAACCTACCGAAAACCCGAAAGTAATGAAATTTGTTGCTGATTACAATCTCATTCCTGGGTCTTTAGAGTTGGACAGAAATTCAGATATATCAGAAATTCCTTTAGCTCAGGAACTTTTCAATTATCCGTTTGTGGAAAGAATTTTCATCACAGCTAACTTTGTTGCTGTAGCCAAACAGGATACTGTAGAATGGGAACATGTAGCTGAAAGTCTGAAAAATGTTATTGAAGACGAGCTATTGGCTAATCCAAGAATTTATCTTCAAAAGAAAAAAGAAATGTATCAGATCTATGCTGAAATGACTCCGAACCCGAATGTAATGAAGTTTGTTTCAAGCAAATTACTGATGGATGGTTTTGTGGAAGTAAAATCGAGAGAGGGAGCTGATGGGGTTCCTTTGGCAGAAGCTATTTTTAAAGAGTTTGATTTTGCAACGGAAGTTTTCATTTCTGACAATTTCGTAGCCGTTACAAGAGATAATTCTGTAGAATGGCATCAGGTGATGATGACTGTTCGTGCACTTATTGCGGAATATCTTCAGAATGGTGGTGAAATTGCCAATATAGAACCTCAGAAACACGAAAACCCTGTTGAAAAAATCATCAACAGAGACTATACGGAAGATGAGCAGAAAATTTCTGACATTTTAAATGAATATGTAGCTCCGGCAGTAGAAAATGATGGCGGAAAAATTTCCTTAATGGAATACGATCAGGAGAACAAAACAGCAAAAATGCTTTTACAGGGAGCCTGCTCGGGTTGTCCAAGTTCTACGGCTACTTTGAAAAACGGAATTGAAAATATTTTAAAGCAATTCGTTCCTGATTTGGTAGAAAGAGTGGAGGCTGTAAACGGATAA
- a CDS encoding NADPH-dependent FMN reductase, translating into MPHRKKIVVIIGSASENSSNLRLMEQVTEGMSNTDFDIHNDLSALPHFDPALTEGNTPDEVMRLRKAIENSSGVIFSTPEYIFSIPGRLKNMLEWCVSTTVFSEKPAAVITASASGEKGHEELLLILKTLGAAVDDQHQTLIKGIKGKFDSNGVLESNTFAKVSELVTDFITSVS; encoded by the coding sequence ATGCCTCACAGAAAGAAAATTGTAGTGATTATTGGAAGTGCTTCGGAAAATTCCAGCAACCTGAGGCTGATGGAACAGGTGACGGAAGGTATGAGCAATACAGATTTTGATATACACAATGATCTTTCTGCTCTTCCCCATTTTGATCCGGCCCTTACTGAAGGAAATACGCCTGACGAGGTCATGCGGCTAAGAAAAGCGATTGAAAATTCATCGGGAGTTATATTTTCCACTCCCGAATATATTTTCAGCATTCCGGGAAGATTAAAAAATATGCTGGAATGGTGTGTATCCACCACGGTTTTTTCTGAAAAGCCTGCAGCTGTAATTACAGCATCAGCAAGCGGAGAAAAAGGCCACGAAGAGCTATTATTAATCTTAAAAACGCTGGGCGCAGCTGTGGATGATCAACATCAGACATTGATAAAAGGAATAAAAGGCAAATTTGACAGCAATGGCGTGCTGGAAAGTAATACCTTTGCTAAAGTATCAGAATTGGTAACAGATTTTATAACTTCTGTTTCATAA
- the hemH gene encoding ferrochelatase, with protein sequence MNKKGILLVNLGSPRSTAVNDVKEYLDEFLMDERVIDYRWIFRALLVQGIILKTRPAKSAEAYKTVWTDKGSPLIVITEQIQKKLQKVVDVPVEIGMRYAQPSIETGIQKLVDQGVTEIVLFPLYPQYAMSTTETVIEKAEEVRKKKFPTIKINYIQPFYNRDIYINCLAESIKEKLPENFDALQFSYHGVPERHIYKTDPTKTCNLNDCCSREDNPSHQFCYRHQCYKTTQLVIEKLNLPKEKTIVSFQSRLGKDKWIEPYTDETLETIGKKGIKNLAIVCPAFVSDCLETLEEISVEGKEQFMHGGGENFHYIPCLNDEDRWIDVVKILCEEKLNDFYLV encoded by the coding sequence TTGAATAAGAAAGGAATTTTACTGGTTAACCTCGGATCACCGAGATCAACTGCCGTAAACGACGTAAAGGAATATCTTGATGAATTTCTGATGGATGAGAGGGTAATTGATTACCGCTGGATCTTTCGTGCGCTTCTTGTACAGGGGATTATCCTGAAAACAAGACCTGCAAAATCTGCTGAAGCCTATAAAACGGTCTGGACAGATAAAGGATCTCCATTGATTGTCATCACCGAACAAATTCAGAAAAAGCTTCAGAAAGTGGTAGATGTTCCGGTGGAAATCGGGATGCGTTATGCACAGCCCAGCATTGAAACCGGTATTCAGAAACTGGTAGATCAGGGAGTAACGGAAATTGTTCTTTTCCCTTTGTATCCTCAATATGCTATGAGTACTACGGAAACCGTGATTGAGAAGGCCGAAGAAGTAAGAAAAAAGAAGTTTCCAACGATCAAGATCAATTATATTCAGCCTTTTTATAACAGAGACATTTACATCAACTGTCTGGCGGAAAGTATTAAGGAAAAGCTTCCGGAAAACTTTGATGCCCTTCAGTTTTCGTATCATGGCGTTCCGGAAAGACATATTTACAAAACAGATCCTACAAAGACGTGTAATCTTAATGACTGCTGTTCCAGAGAAGATAATCCGAGCCATCAGTTCTGCTACCGTCATCAGTGTTACAAAACAACACAGCTTGTGATTGAAAAGCTCAATTTACCTAAGGAGAAAACAATCGTTTCTTTCCAGTCAAGATTAGGAAAAGACAAATGGATTGAGCCTTATACCGACGAAACGCTTGAAACAATTGGTAAAAAAGGAATAAAAAATCTGGCCATCGTGTGTCCTGCATTCGTTTCTGATTGTCTGGAAACGCTGGAAGAGATTTCTGTGGAAGGAAAAGAGCAGTTTATGCATGGTGGAGGCGAAAACTTCCATTATATTCCATGCCTGAATGATGAAGACCGATGGATTGATGTGGTAAAAATACTTTGTGAAGAAAAACTTAATGATTTTTATCTGGTATAA
- a CDS encoding M4 family metallopeptidase: MKTKFILAASVAACSFVFAQNTPSKLNPGKSGLHADFMRFDKNAPAFQGSPVLFDEATERLSPGQGLKLGLEKDALGFETHRFQQTVNGIPVEYGMMAVQTKGGKIVGQSGKWVLNVPKNAERKANISESIALQNALSFVGAESYRWQNKEEEDFLKKDANDPNASFAPKGELVYYSDPTDEKLNDLRLAYKFDIYAEMPLSRQYVFVDAKNGKVLGVDAIIHEVNAPGTATTVYSGNRNIVTDSYNGSYRLRETGRNAGTSVETYNLKKTTNFSSAVDFTDADNAWNNVNTNKDQYATDAHWGAEMTLDYYYSKYGRKSIDNNNFAIKSYVHYGNNVFNAYWDGSRMLYGDGSSTTNGGKPLTAIDVCGHEITHGLTSKTANLVYQREPGALNEGFSDIFGNTIERWARPTQASWTLGEDFSYVIRDMSNPNAYRQPDTYKGTYWKDATTTGCAVPGQTTNDYCGVHTNSGVLNFWYYLLVTGGTGTNDNGFAYNVSGIGLDKAGAIAYRTLTTYLTSSSNYANTRTYSIQSATDLYGAASNEVTQVKNAWDAVGVGGGTSPAGLVAATSNVSNYTISPNPATDRFTVNFEGKAGRGLVELVSLTGKKEISEKVELTDGTNKLNIQLPSNLLPGVYVVIVNGEKAGNLIKK; this comes from the coding sequence ATGAAAACGAAATTTATCTTAGCAGCAAGTGTTGCAGCCTGCTCTTTTGTCTTTGCACAAAACACACCATCCAAATTAAATCCCGGTAAAAGCGGTTTGCATGCAGACTTTATGAGATTCGACAAAAATGCACCAGCATTCCAGGGAAGTCCTGTTTTATTTGACGAAGCTACAGAGAGACTTTCTCCGGGGCAGGGGCTCAAGTTGGGACTTGAAAAAGATGCCTTAGGTTTTGAAACACACCGGTTTCAACAGACCGTAAATGGTATTCCGGTAGAATACGGGATGATGGCTGTACAGACAAAAGGAGGAAAAATTGTAGGACAATCGGGAAAATGGGTTCTTAATGTTCCGAAAAATGCTGAAAGAAAAGCCAATATTTCTGAAAGTATCGCATTGCAGAATGCTTTATCATTCGTAGGAGCAGAATCCTACAGATGGCAGAATAAAGAGGAGGAAGACTTTTTAAAGAAAGACGCTAATGATCCCAATGCAAGCTTTGCTCCCAAAGGTGAACTGGTTTATTATTCAGATCCTACCGATGAAAAGCTGAATGATTTAAGATTAGCCTATAAATTTGATATTTATGCGGAAATGCCTTTAAGCAGACAATATGTATTCGTAGATGCTAAAAACGGAAAAGTATTGGGAGTGGATGCCATTATTCACGAAGTAAATGCTCCGGGTACAGCGACAACAGTTTACAGTGGAAACAGAAATATTGTAACTGATTCTTACAACGGAAGCTACAGACTGAGAGAGACAGGTAGAAATGCAGGAACTTCTGTGGAAACCTATAATCTTAAGAAAACCACTAATTTTTCATCTGCTGTAGATTTTACGGATGCAGATAACGCCTGGAACAACGTTAATACCAACAAAGATCAATATGCTACCGATGCTCACTGGGGAGCAGAAATGACACTGGATTATTATTATTCTAAATACGGAAGAAAGAGTATCGACAATAATAACTTTGCCATCAAATCATATGTGCATTATGGAAACAATGTATTCAATGCGTATTGGGATGGCTCAAGAATGTTATATGGTGATGGAAGCTCTACTACAAACGGAGGTAAACCTTTAACAGCAATAGATGTCTGCGGACACGAAATCACTCATGGTTTGACTTCTAAAACAGCCAACCTTGTGTACCAAAGAGAACCGGGCGCTTTGAATGAAGGCTTTTCAGACATTTTCGGGAATACTATAGAACGCTGGGCGAGACCTACACAGGCAAGCTGGACACTGGGAGAAGATTTTAGCTATGTGATCAGAGATATGTCTAATCCTAATGCTTACCGCCAGCCGGATACGTATAAAGGTACCTATTGGAAAGATGCTACCACTACGGGATGTGCAGTACCAGGGCAAACTACCAATGACTATTGTGGAGTGCACACCAATTCCGGAGTGCTTAACTTCTGGTACTATTTACTGGTAACCGGTGGTACAGGTACTAACGACAACGGCTTCGCTTATAACGTTTCCGGAATCGGACTGGATAAAGCTGGAGCGATTGCCTACAGAACACTCACAACTTATCTTACGTCTTCATCCAACTATGCCAATACAAGAACCTATTCTATCCAGTCTGCTACCGATCTTTACGGAGCAGCCAGCAATGAAGTAACTCAGGTTAAAAATGCCTGGGATGCCGTAGGGGTAGGAGGCGGAACTTCTCCTGCAGGACTTGTTGCAGCCACTTCAAATGTTTCAAACTATACCATCAGCCCGAATCCTGCAACAGACAGATTCACCGTAAACTTCGAAGGCAAAGCCGGAAGAGGATTGGTAGAGCTGGTAAGCCTTACGGGTAAGAAAGAAATTTCTGAAAAAGTGGAACTGACAGACGGAACCAATAAACTGAATATCCAGTTACCTTCCAATTTACTTCCAGGAGTATATGTGGTAATTGTTAACGGAGAAAAGGCAGGAAACCTTATTAAAAAGTAA
- a CDS encoding type IX secretion system plug protein, whose protein sequence is MKTLRILLLSLGGLVFGQNIQSIQLFNPQTNDETPVIKIGEQLVLGFDDLTNGSQIYRYTFKHYDRNWNEDNLFFTEFATGSMNALLDQFQYSFNTLQAYTHYKLVFPNDKIQLKVSGNYELIVYKDSADKPLFKKRFYLIEDVTSVGLNISRFADAKKPNLNQRVEVNVSPKGGDISSNVNSITMNVMQNNNPNMVISNLKPSSVLGNQILFQQMNLTFPGDNEFYYFDNKNMNMAADMVRATEIKDEVNQTYLHPVWAFPLNYQYQPDVNGAWYYRRNDLGRERDAEREADYSWVHFYLESDPVDKEIYVLGGFNNFLPSKENQMQYDAATKQYVAKIFLKQGFYNYVLVTKEGNGALNFGEVNGNFWQTENLYQAFLYYAPFGRNYDGLMGYGEFRTPIANKR, encoded by the coding sequence ATGAAAACTTTGCGAATACTCTTACTTTCTTTGGGCGGGCTGGTTTTTGGACAAAATATCCAAAGTATTCAGCTGTTCAATCCTCAGACCAATGACGAAACTCCTGTAATCAAGATTGGGGAGCAGCTGGTGCTTGGCTTTGATGATCTTACCAATGGCAGCCAGATCTACCGGTATACATTCAAACATTATGACAGAAACTGGAATGAAGATAATCTGTTTTTTACAGAATTTGCTACCGGAAGCATGAATGCGCTTCTGGATCAGTTTCAGTATTCTTTCAATACATTACAGGCTTATACTCATTATAAACTTGTTTTTCCGAATGACAAAATCCAGCTGAAGGTTTCAGGAAATTATGAACTGATTGTTTATAAAGATTCTGCGGATAAGCCGCTCTTCAAAAAAAGGTTTTACCTGATAGAAGATGTAACTTCCGTGGGACTGAATATTTCAAGATTTGCAGATGCCAAAAAGCCCAATCTTAACCAAAGGGTAGAAGTGAATGTATCTCCGAAAGGAGGAGATATTTCTTCCAATGTTAATTCCATTACGATGAATGTGATGCAGAATAACAATCCGAATATGGTCATTTCTAACCTTAAACCGAGCAGCGTCTTAGGAAATCAGATACTTTTCCAGCAAATGAATCTTACCTTCCCGGGGGATAATGAGTTTTATTATTTCGATAATAAAAATATGAATATGGCAGCTGATATGGTACGTGCTACGGAAATAAAAGATGAGGTGAACCAGACCTATCTTCATCCGGTGTGGGCATTCCCTTTAAATTATCAGTATCAGCCGGATGTGAATGGAGCATGGTATTACAGAAGAAATGATTTAGGCCGGGAGAGAGATGCAGAAAGAGAAGCAGACTATTCGTGGGTGCATTTCTATCTGGAATCTGATCCTGTGGATAAGGAGATCTATGTTCTGGGAGGATTTAATAATTTTTTACCCAGCAAAGAAAATCAGATGCAGTACGATGCCGCTACCAAACAGTACGTTGCTAAAATATTCCTGAAACAGGGCTTTTACAACTATGTTTTGGTGACAAAAGAAGGAAATGGCGCATTGAATTTTGGCGAAGTGAACGGTAATTTCTGGCAGACAGAAAACCTTTATCAGGCATTTCTGTATTATGCCCCTTTCGGAAGAAATTATGACGGCTTAATGGGATATGGAGAATTCAGAACGCCAATTGCCAACAAACGCTAA
- a CDS encoding helix-turn-helix domain-containing protein, translated as MEVITIEAQAFKNLMSKVDTIFEYVISQGKTPNKDEVWVDSYEVCTFLKISDRTLQRLRSENKINYSRIRGKNFYKISEIKRMLDENLIRRSDDHLQDLILNHIKNGRQDTNTEMHP; from the coding sequence ATGGAAGTTATAACCATTGAAGCTCAAGCTTTTAAAAACTTGATGTCAAAAGTGGACACGATTTTCGAATATGTTATTTCTCAGGGAAAAACGCCAAATAAAGACGAAGTTTGGGTTGACAGCTATGAGGTATGCACGTTTTTGAAAATAAGTGACCGCACATTACAGAGACTACGCAGTGAAAATAAAATCAATTATTCTAGGATACGGGGAAAAAATTTTTACAAAATCAGTGAAATTAAAAGAATGTTGGATGAAAATCTCATTCGCCGGAGTGATGATCATTTACAAGATCTTATACTCAATCATATAAAAAATGGTAGACAAGACACAAATACTGAAATGCACCCGTGA
- a CDS encoding bifunctional DNA primase/helicase, with protein sequence MVDKTQILKCTRDGLDIFKHYVPGDWRIGRNFKNPFYDDTNASCNIYFDRRTGMYRMRDFGDPFYAGDCFAIVGKLKHLDCNKDFREILNQINEEMNLGLENGLPISKNKYTSEIKTKIEKENAIQEQAIQYKYYSTHERSYSQKEMEFWKQYGITLEILKIYTVFSLDEFTSENKDSKQFTIKSSPSEPMFGYFGKKYVKIYRPFSSIRFLYGGNTPELYCFGLEQLPAKGHTLFITGGEKDVLTLASRGFYAICFNSETSSIPESLIKKLSYRFKHIVLLYDVDKAGLAASLKHQKQLVSFGVNRLNLPLSGTKNEKDISDFFRIGNNKNDFNQLFLEFLDQLYTETMAILKPCEIDFSKPPTALQALISINDVPLGTQGNLLGITGGEGTGKSNYVGSLIAGTFYLDKQVDTLGADVLPNIEGKAVLLYDTEQSETQLYKNISAIQKRSGRDNMPDYFKAYCLAGMSRKERMQSILQSMDKFYYQFSGIHMVVIDGIADLIRGANDETESVALIDELYRMAGIYKTCIICVLHFTPNGLKLRGHLGSELQRKAAAIISIDKDDNPQISVIKALKVRDGSPFDVPLIQFSWDKEKLMHVFVGEKTKEEKERRKEIELTNIARKMFSQQKRYTYAGLCEKIQNMMTVKDRTAKSYIKFMREKGLIIKDATNNFELNK encoded by the coding sequence ATGGTAGACAAGACACAAATACTGAAATGCACCCGTGATGGATTGGACATCTTCAAGCATTATGTACCAGGAGATTGGCGTATTGGCAGAAATTTTAAAAATCCTTTCTACGATGACACTAACGCTTCATGCAATATCTACTTTGACCGAAGAACTGGTATGTACCGCATGAGGGATTTTGGTGATCCATTTTATGCTGGTGATTGCTTTGCAATTGTAGGAAAACTTAAGCACCTTGACTGTAATAAAGATTTTAGGGAAATCCTAAATCAAATTAATGAGGAAATGAACCTGGGATTGGAGAATGGCTTACCTATATCAAAAAATAAATATACATCAGAAATAAAAACAAAAATCGAAAAAGAAAATGCCATTCAAGAGCAAGCTATCCAATATAAATATTACTCCACGCATGAACGTAGTTATTCGCAAAAAGAGATGGAGTTCTGGAAACAATATGGCATAACACTCGAAATTTTAAAAATATATACAGTCTTTTCGCTGGATGAATTTACAAGTGAAAACAAAGATTCAAAACAATTTACCATAAAATCATCGCCCAGTGAACCTATGTTTGGTTATTTCGGTAAAAAATACGTGAAAATATATCGCCCCTTTTCTTCAATCCGTTTCCTTTATGGAGGAAATACACCTGAACTGTATTGTTTCGGATTGGAGCAATTACCCGCTAAAGGACATACTTTGTTTATTACTGGTGGAGAAAAAGATGTATTGACGTTGGCATCAAGAGGATTTTATGCGATTTGCTTCAACAGCGAGACCAGCTCCATACCTGAAAGTCTGATTAAAAAACTGTCATATCGATTCAAACATATAGTACTTCTGTATGATGTGGATAAAGCTGGATTAGCAGCCTCGCTTAAACATCAAAAGCAATTAGTCAGTTTTGGGGTGAATCGATTAAATCTGCCTCTTTCAGGAACAAAGAATGAAAAGGATATTTCAGATTTTTTCAGAATTGGGAATAATAAAAATGATTTTAATCAACTATTCCTTGAATTTTTAGATCAATTATATACTGAGACCATGGCGATACTAAAACCTTGCGAAATTGATTTCAGCAAACCTCCCACTGCATTACAGGCACTGATTTCTATTAACGATGTACCTTTGGGTACACAAGGAAACTTATTGGGAATTACGGGCGGTGAAGGAACCGGAAAAAGTAATTATGTAGGAAGCTTGATCGCCGGAACTTTTTATTTGGATAAACAAGTAGATACTTTAGGAGCCGATGTGCTTCCTAATATTGAAGGTAAAGCTGTGCTTCTATATGATACTGAACAGTCAGAAACCCAACTATACAAGAATATCTCAGCTATTCAGAAACGTTCAGGCAGAGATAATATGCCTGACTATTTTAAAGCCTACTGTTTAGCTGGCATGTCCAGAAAAGAGCGCATGCAATCAATATTACAAAGCATGGATAAATTTTATTATCAATTTTCCGGCATTCACATGGTTGTGATTGATGGAATAGCTGATCTGATAAGAGGAGCTAATGATGAAACGGAAAGTGTCGCCTTGATTGATGAACTTTATCGTATGGCTGGGATTTATAAAACCTGCATAATCTGTGTACTGCATTTTACACCTAACGGATTAAAGCTTCGAGGCCATCTTGGAAGTGAACTTCAGCGAAAAGCAGCAGCTATAATTTCTATTGACAAAGATGACAATCCACAAATATCTGTTATAAAAGCATTAAAAGTACGGGACGGAAGTCCTTTTGACGTACCGCTCATTCAATTTTCCTGGGATAAGGAAAAATTAATGCACGTTTTTGTAGGGGAAAAAACCAAAGAAGAAAAGGAGAGACGAAAAGAGATAGAGCTTACCAACATTGCCCGAAAAATGTTTTCACAACAAAAACGTTATACCTACGCTGGGCTGTGTGAGAAAATCCAAAATATGATGACAGTCAAAGACCGGACTGCGAAAAGCTATATAAAATTTATGCGGGAAAAGGGGTTGATTATTAAAGATGCTACAAACAATTTTGAGCTTAATAAATAA
- a CDS encoding DUF3853 family protein, which yields MNIDPQKPLLQLNVGEFLDLLKNSATEKKYEYGLKGLAKMLGCSRSKASVIKSTGILDEAIVQNGNLIIIDKDKALQLLAQNKK from the coding sequence ATGAATATCGATCCCCAAAAACCTTTGCTACAGTTAAACGTTGGAGAGTTTCTGGATTTATTAAAAAACTCTGCCACAGAAAAGAAATATGAATATGGGCTTAAAGGTTTAGCAAAAATGCTTGGTTGCTCACGCTCAAAGGCATCAGTGATAAAATCCACAGGTATACTTGATGAAGCAATTGTTCAAAATGGAAATCTTATCATCATTGATAAAGATAAAGCACTACAGTTACTTGCCCAGAATAAGAAATGA
- a CDS encoding PH domain-containing protein yields MKNLLATSEAYNSHIYYTAKIHWISYVIPFFLIAIGSLGVISFLLVGYKYMISFIGLFSLFLIYIFIRGLILLLRNRSTKIFITDSHLTLSQGILSKTSFDLSLQKLEGMTLHQNFLGKFLDFGTLIVSTGSLKHTYNIKHPQELRDAILMLKNNLDK; encoded by the coding sequence ATGAAAAATCTACTTGCAACATCTGAAGCATACAATTCCCACATTTACTACACAGCAAAAATCCATTGGATCTCCTATGTAATTCCTTTCTTCCTTATTGCAATTGGTTCTTTAGGAGTTATCTCATTTTTATTAGTAGGATATAAATACATGATTAGTTTTATTGGTCTTTTTTCTCTTTTTCTTATTTATATTTTCATTAGAGGTTTAATCCTTTTATTGAGAAACCGAAGCACCAAAATTTTTATTACCGATAGCCATTTGACATTATCTCAAGGAATATTAAGCAAAACGTCTTTCGACCTCTCATTGCAAAAACTGGAAGGAATGACTTTGCATCAAAATTTTTTAGGAAAGTTTTTGGACTTCGGAACGCTCATTGTATCTACCGGAAGCTTAAAGCATACATATAACATTAAACATCCGCAAGAACTTAGGGATGCCATATTGATGCTAAAGAACAATTTAGATAAATAA